One segment of Parabacteroides sp. FAFU027 DNA contains the following:
- a CDS encoding DUF5111 domain-containing protein gives MKNIIYKLSALFVVLVALYSCTDNDMKYIATMPETGKFALTPSDTALVLSKTDASTHTAISFKWDSLTYGISTPVTYTIQMDTLNGDFSTPVEEEVAVNKYSISYTDSVLNKKLLNQLKLKGDVKSTVQVRLKAYMAFGNNPVYSNVLKIGVTPYSVVKQAAFLYMPGVSGDWNDYSVKLCSKNNDGNYEGFVNAAQWANFKFSEKADGGGAWYGSSPSGLYTLDGTSGMWNIWFDEGGYFLVKANTNNMTWSKTAITSFAVTGEFNGWSLTATPMTYDSSTKKWSVTCNISTVLYGIQIIANQDWGSKYGDTDKNGSLVLGGDNIVISTPGTYTITMDLSHPEKYTYTIK, from the coding sequence ATAAGCTTTCAGCATTGTTTGTGGTTTTGGTTGCGCTCTATTCGTGTACCGACAATGACATGAAGTATATTGCAACAATGCCCGAAACCGGTAAATTTGCTCTTACCCCAAGTGATACGGCTCTTGTCCTGAGTAAAACGGATGCATCCACCCACACCGCAATCAGCTTTAAATGGGATTCCCTTACTTACGGGATCAGCACTCCGGTGACCTACACCATCCAGATGGATACGCTGAACGGAGACTTTTCAACACCTGTTGAAGAAGAGGTGGCCGTCAACAAATATTCGATTTCCTATACCGACTCTGTATTGAATAAGAAGTTGTTGAACCAGTTAAAACTGAAAGGTGACGTTAAATCAACCGTTCAAGTTCGGTTAAAGGCTTATATGGCATTTGGAAACAATCCGGTGTACAGTAACGTGCTGAAGATTGGTGTTACCCCATATAGCGTTGTCAAACAAGCTGCATTCCTCTATATGCCGGGAGTAAGTGGTGACTGGAATGACTATTCGGTCAAATTATGTTCAAAAAACAATGACGGCAACTACGAGGGATTTGTAAATGCCGCACAGTGGGCAAACTTCAAATTCTCCGAAAAAGCAGATGGTGGCGGTGCCTGGTATGGTTCCAGCCCTAGTGGCCTCTATACGTTGGATGGAACATCCGGCATGTGGAACATCTGGTTTGACGAAGGTGGTTATTTCCTCGTCAAGGCCAATACCAACAACATGACCTGGAGCAAGACTGCCATCACCTCCTTTGCCGTAACCGGTGAATTCAACGGATGGAGTCTGACTGCTACTCCAATGACCTACGACTCCTCAACGAAAAAATGGAGCGTTACCTGCAACATCTCCACCGTCCTTTATGGCATTCAGATTATTGCCAATCAGGATTGGGGTTCCAAATATGGCGACACGGATAAAAACGGTTCGCTGGTATTGGGTGGAGACAACATCGTGATTTCGACTCCGGGCACATACACCATTACCATGGATCTGAGCCACCCTGAAAAGTACACCTACACTATCAAATAA
- a CDS encoding arabinogalactan endo-beta-1,4-galactanase encodes MMKKLNQLISLMTILLILPQVSYAQFAKGADVSWLPQMETSGYIFRNDKGQKEDCLSILKEHGINAIRLRTWVNPNDNPQSGHCSKEETVAMAVRAKKLGMDVMIDFHYSDSWADPKQQVKPKAWEGLSFDQLKQALYDYTFDVMTALKKAGVTPKWVQVGNETPGGMIYPEGKIENWGQLTQLINKGYDAIKAVSPESKVILHVDQGNNNERFRWWFDNATKYNAKYDIIGLSYYPYWLEGNPDYKLSINDLGNNLKDMVSRYNKEVMVVEVGGEDTKVQNTYDMLKAVIKKVKEVPARKGLGVFYWEPQGARRWSKYELSCWGNDGRPTKALDAFK; translated from the coding sequence ATGATGAAGAAGCTCAACCAGCTTATTTCCCTGATGACTATCCTGTTGATTCTGCCACAAGTCTCCTACGCTCAGTTTGCCAAAGGGGCCGATGTCAGCTGGCTTCCTCAGATGGAGACAAGCGGTTACATTTTCCGTAATGATAAGGGTCAAAAAGAGGATTGCCTGTCCATTCTCAAAGAACACGGCATCAATGCTATACGCCTGCGCACGTGGGTAAATCCGAATGACAATCCGCAAAGCGGTCATTGCAGCAAAGAGGAAACCGTGGCGATGGCAGTTCGGGCAAAAAAACTGGGAATGGACGTGATGATTGACTTCCATTACAGTGATTCGTGGGCCGACCCCAAGCAACAGGTAAAACCCAAAGCCTGGGAAGGATTAAGCTTCGACCAGTTGAAACAGGCGCTTTACGATTATACATTTGACGTCATGACTGCGTTAAAGAAAGCAGGCGTGACTCCCAAATGGGTACAGGTGGGTAACGAAACTCCCGGCGGGATGATTTATCCGGAAGGTAAGATTGAAAACTGGGGACAACTGACACAGTTGATCAACAAAGGTTACGATGCCATCAAAGCCGTTTCACCGGAATCCAAAGTCATCCTACACGTGGACCAGGGCAACAACAACGAACGTTTCCGCTGGTGGTTTGACAATGCAACGAAGTACAACGCAAAATACGACATCATCGGTCTTTCTTATTATCCCTACTGGCTCGAAGGAAATCCCGACTACAAACTTTCCATCAATGACCTGGGAAATAACCTGAAGGATATGGTATCGCGCTATAACAAAGAGGTGATGGTCGTAGAAGTAGGCGGCGAAGACACCAAAGTGCAAAATACCTACGACATGCTCAAAGCAGTTATCAAAAAGGTAAAAGAAGTTCCTGCCCGCAAAGGTCTTGGCGTATTCTACTGGGAACCGCAAGGCGCCCGCAGATGGAGCAAATACGAACTAAGCTGCTGGGGCAACGATGGCCGACCGACCAAAGCATTGGATGCATTCAAATAA